The genomic segment AGGCCGCCGAAGCCTCCCTGGGGCGTCCCTGGGCCGTGGAGCGGGAGCGCGGGATGTCCAAGGCGCGGCAGGCCCTGGACTGGGAGGGCATGGCCCGGGCGGCCCTGGACCCCTGTCTGGTGCGGGCGCGTTCGCGGGGCACGGAGCACGGCAAGGAGTGCGGCATGTGCGGCCGGTTCTGCGCCATCCGCATGTCCGAGACGGGGGAACGCGGCTGAACGGGGGCTGTCCTCGTTTACAGCCTCGCGCGGTGGTGATACTTCCGGGCCAGCGGCCGGATCGTCTGGCCCGGAGCTTGCAAACACCCCCGCGCCATGAGCACGACAAAAGACATCCTCTTTCTGCTGCGGCCGCACCAGTACTTGAAGAACCTGTTCATCTTCGCGCCGGTGCTGTTCGCCGCCAGGGTCACGGAAGCGCAACTTTTGCTCACCTCGGCCCTGGCCTTCGCCTGCTTCAGCCTGGTGGCCAGCGGGGTGTACGTCTTCAACGACCTGCGCGACCGCGAGGCCGACCGGGAGCATCCCAAGAAGCGCAACCGGCCCATCGCCAGCGGCGCGGTGGGCGTGGGCCAGGCGCGGGGCCTCATCGTGGGGCTGCTGGCCGCGGGCCTGGGCTTGGCCCTGGCCCTTCTGCCGCTGGGCGTGGCGGCCTGCATCGGCGTGTACATCGTCCTGAACCTGCTCTACAGCGTGAAGCTCAAGCACGTGCCCCTGCTGGACGTGACCATCATCGCCCTGGGCTTCGTGCTGCGGCTGTTCGTGGGCTCGGCGGCCACGGGCATCGAGCTGTCGGCCTGGATCATCCTGACCACCTTCCTCCTGGCCTTGTTCCTGGCCCTGGCCAAGCGCCGGGACGACGAGCTGATCTTCCTGGAGACGGGCAAGCGCATGCGCCAGGCCGGGGCGGGCTACAACCTGGAGTTCATCAA from the Desulfovibrio aminophilus DSM 12254 genome contains:
- a CDS encoding decaprenyl-phosphate phosphoribosyltransferase codes for the protein MSTTKDILFLLRPHQYLKNLFIFAPVLFAARVTEAQLLLTSALAFACFSLVASGVYVFNDLRDREADREHPKKRNRPIASGAVGVGQARGLIVGLLAAGLGLALALLPLGVAACIGVYIVLNLLYSVKLKHVPLLDVTIIALGFVLRLFVGSAATGIELSAWIILTTFLLALFLALAKRRDDELIFLETGKRMRQAGAGYNLEFINVSLGIMAAVVVVAYTMYTLTPSVAAHFGTDKIYLSVILVVLGILRYLQLTFVYKDSGSPTRIVLKDRFLQAVILCWGAFFVAVVVWRNTVR